The following coding sequences are from one Halomicrobium zhouii window:
- a CDS encoding DUF2309 domain-containing protein: MTLERDALTDSIDRAAETVGSVWPLHSFVTANPLAGFEDQPFHRAVAEAEQLFGGRGYPHPTVFRQAWENGQIDPDVLAAELDAHDVSGDPETLLEEMTAAESRRQTETDAAAETLDRVLSKWLAAFLDQGQAQWSMPGRDQGFYAAWRALVPHDDEVPTCEDPADLPESPTTALDTVLSEYPQGRWEAIFEHHLAALPGWTGFIKQRADGHAGPWQEAHPVSLLEYLAVRLTLAELLDAPVAPDEGEHGAGDHEADTDEIARAGDEDVPLPEMWLTAWEKSYRARLLDQIDREATTSQSTDDQRPAAQLVFCIDTRSEVIRRHVEAAGPYETHGYAGFFGVPMRYEAYDSDVEVDACPPIVDPQHRVTERRRSDTDARKTPRDWWSQLTTAGRKHLKSLKTNVAAAFTFVEGGGSAYGGAMAARTLFPSTVADVSGAIDDWTPDHAEICRPTVDRCADPEGDEPLPQGMTLEEKVSYAETAFDLMGWEEFARLVVFTGHASETTNNPFDSSLDCGACAGNPGGPNARVLAAICNDEDVRATLRERGFDVPADTVFLAGEHNTTTDEIALFDGHVPESHASDLERLREVLERARAAAAAERTASMPGSDPADAVRETERRTADWAETRPEWGLAGNASFVIGPRELTEGRNLEGRAFLHSYDWTTDPDGEALEAIVTGPLVVTQWINNQYYFATVDNGVYGSGSKVTQNPRGNVGVVQGNGGDLMTGLPLQSLMAADDQPYHQPLRLTAVIHAPVDRVTEILRDHAAVGELFDNGWLSLTVVDPEQENEPFHYQGDLEWEPQVREPIVH; this comes from the coding sequence ATGACGCTTGAACGAGACGCCCTCACCGACAGCATCGACCGCGCCGCCGAGACCGTCGGATCGGTCTGGCCGCTCCACTCGTTCGTCACGGCCAACCCCCTGGCCGGGTTCGAGGACCAACCGTTCCACCGCGCCGTCGCGGAGGCAGAACAGCTGTTCGGTGGTCGTGGCTATCCGCACCCGACGGTGTTCCGCCAGGCGTGGGAGAACGGCCAGATCGACCCCGACGTGCTGGCCGCGGAACTGGACGCACACGACGTCTCCGGGGACCCGGAGACGCTACTCGAGGAGATGACAGCGGCCGAATCCAGGCGGCAGACCGAGACGGACGCCGCCGCGGAGACGCTCGACCGAGTCCTCTCGAAGTGGCTCGCCGCGTTCCTCGACCAGGGGCAGGCCCAGTGGTCGATGCCGGGCCGCGATCAGGGATTCTACGCCGCCTGGCGGGCCCTGGTCCCGCACGACGACGAGGTGCCGACCTGTGAGGACCCAGCCGACCTCCCCGAGAGCCCGACAACGGCGCTGGATACGGTCCTCTCGGAGTACCCACAGGGTCGCTGGGAAGCTATCTTCGAACACCACCTCGCTGCACTCCCCGGCTGGACCGGCTTCATCAAACAGCGCGCCGACGGCCACGCCGGCCCGTGGCAGGAAGCGCACCCCGTCTCGCTGCTGGAGTACCTCGCCGTGCGGCTGACGCTGGCCGAGCTGCTGGACGCGCCCGTCGCCCCCGACGAGGGGGAGCACGGAGCCGGCGACCACGAGGCCGATACCGACGAAATCGCTCGAGCAGGCGACGAGGACGTGCCGCTACCCGAGATGTGGCTGACAGCGTGGGAGAAGAGCTACCGCGCCCGGCTCCTCGACCAGATCGATCGGGAGGCCACGACGTCGCAGTCCACCGACGACCAGCGCCCGGCCGCCCAGCTCGTCTTCTGCATCGATACGCGTTCGGAGGTTATCCGGCGCCACGTCGAGGCCGCCGGTCCGTACGAGACCCACGGGTACGCAGGCTTTTTCGGCGTACCCATGCGCTACGAGGCGTACGACTCCGACGTCGAGGTCGACGCCTGTCCGCCGATCGTGGACCCGCAGCACCGCGTCACCGAACGTCGCCGTTCCGACACCGACGCCCGAAAGACGCCCCGCGACTGGTGGTCCCAGCTGACGACGGCCGGCCGAAAGCACCTCAAGTCGCTCAAGACGAACGTGGCGGCCGCCTTCACCTTCGTCGAGGGGGGCGGGAGCGCCTACGGAGGGGCGATGGCCGCACGGACGCTCTTCCCGTCGACTGTCGCTGACGTCTCCGGGGCCATCGACGACTGGACGCCGGACCACGCCGAGATCTGCAGGCCGACGGTCGATCGCTGCGCCGACCCAGAGGGCGACGAACCGCTCCCCCAGGGGATGACCCTGGAGGAGAAGGTCAGTTACGCCGAGACCGCCTTCGACCTCATGGGCTGGGAGGAGTTCGCCAGGCTGGTCGTCTTCACCGGCCACGCGAGCGAGACGACGAACAACCCGTTCGATTCGAGCCTCGATTGCGGCGCCTGCGCCGGGAACCCGGGCGGTCCGAACGCGCGCGTCCTCGCCGCCATCTGCAACGACGAGGACGTCAGGGCCACCCTGCGGGAGCGCGGATTCGACGTCCCCGCCGACACGGTGTTCCTCGCCGGCGAGCACAACACGACGACCGACGAGATCGCGCTGTTCGACGGCCACGTCCCCGAGAGCCACGCGTCGGACCTCGAACGCCTGCGCGAGGTCCTCGAACGGGCGCGCGCCGCGGCCGCGGCCGAACGGACGGCGTCGATGCCGGGCAGCGACCCGGCGGACGCCGTCCGGGAGACGGAGCGACGGACGGCCGACTGGGCGGAGACCCGTCCCGAGTGGGGACTGGCCGGCAACGCCTCCTTCGTCATCGGGCCGCGAGAACTGACCGAGGGGCGGAACCTGGAGGGCCGGGCGTTCCTGCACTCCTACGACTGGACCACCGACCCGGACGGCGAGGCCCTGGAGGCCATCGTGACCGGTCCGCTCGTCGTGACCCAGTGGATCAACAACCAGTACTACTTCGCGACGGTCGACAACGGCGTCTACGGGAGCGGCTCGAAGGTCACGCAGAACCCGCGCGGCAACGTCGGCGTCGTGCAGGGGAACGGTGGCGACCTGATGACCGGGCTCCCGCTGCAGTCGCTCATGGCGGCCGACGACCAGCCGTACCACCAGCCGCTCCGTCTCACGGCGGTGATCCACGCCCCCGTCGATCGAGTCACCGAGATTCTCCGTGACCACGCGGCGGTCGGTGAACTGTTCGACAACGGCTGGCTGTCGCTCACCGTGGTGGACCCGGAACAGGAGAACGAGCCGTTCCACTACCAGGGCGACCTGGAGTGGGAGCCGCAGGTGCGCGAACCGATCGTTCACTGA
- a CDS encoding proton-conducting transporter transmembrane domain-containing protein, producing MAGQTRSNEAVTLSETATQSDSLVPRAATAAVWALFLFSLGVLALTARAGGGWSVLDLFVVDGLTAVVWAVVTFFSGIVHSYSRRYMAGDRYLEGFFGRIFAFTVVVMTMTAADNVGLFVAAWLAMGFLMASLIGHEREWAQAQAAAGTARRYFLASSALLAAGVAILGWTTGATAITGILQEAQQIPRLALLAAVCCLFLAATIQSALFPFHTWLLSSMTAPTPASALMHAGFVNAGGILLTRFAPLLSGETLLLSAIVVVGAFSALLGQAMLLVQTDVKRKLGASTMAQMGFMILQCGLGFFAAAVTHLVLHGFYKAYLFLSSGEAVERTTPGVGKHTESSLARVGVSLLTALGGGVLFAALTGKGTELNSGLFLTFIVVLTTMHATRDILRRAVLLPWLRLVSVPVIVLTAIGAYAALFNAISTIISGAPMSEAPTELTAVHGALAVLFTAAYVATELGWHRSSERLYVALLNVSQPDPDTILTRKEDYDDA from the coding sequence ATGGCAGGTCAAACGCGTTCGAACGAGGCAGTGACGCTCTCCGAAACAGCGACGCAGTCTGACTCACTCGTTCCGCGGGCCGCGACCGCGGCGGTCTGGGCGCTGTTTCTCTTCAGCCTTGGCGTGCTCGCGCTGACAGCCCGGGCAGGAGGTGGGTGGTCGGTACTGGACCTGTTCGTCGTCGACGGGCTGACTGCGGTCGTGTGGGCAGTCGTCACGTTCTTCAGCGGCATCGTCCACAGCTACTCCCGTCGCTACATGGCCGGCGACCGCTACCTCGAGGGGTTCTTCGGTCGCATCTTCGCGTTCACCGTCGTCGTCATGACGATGACGGCGGCCGACAACGTCGGGCTGTTCGTGGCGGCGTGGCTGGCGATGGGGTTCCTCATGGCGTCACTCATCGGCCACGAGCGCGAGTGGGCACAGGCACAGGCCGCCGCGGGGACCGCTCGCCGGTACTTCCTCGCGAGTAGCGCCCTGCTCGCTGCCGGCGTGGCCATCTTGGGCTGGACGACCGGCGCGACCGCCATCACCGGAATTCTCCAAGAGGCCCAGCAGATACCGCGGCTGGCACTCCTCGCCGCCGTCTGCTGTCTCTTCCTCGCGGCGACCATCCAGTCGGCGCTGTTCCCGTTTCACACGTGGCTGCTGTCGTCGATGACCGCGCCCACGCCGGCATCCGCCCTGATGCACGCCGGCTTCGTCAACGCGGGCGGGATCCTGCTGACTCGTTTCGCACCGCTCCTCTCGGGCGAGACGCTCCTCCTGTCGGCCATCGTCGTCGTGGGCGCTTTCAGCGCGCTGCTCGGTCAGGCCATGCTCCTCGTCCAGACGGACGTCAAACGAAAGCTCGGCGCCTCGACCATGGCGCAGATGGGTTTCATGATCCTCCAGTGCGGCCTCGGCTTCTTCGCCGCCGCCGTCACCCACCTCGTCCTGCACGGCTTCTACAAGGCGTACCTGTTCCTCTCTTCGGGTGAGGCAGTCGAACGGACGACCCCAGGGGTCGGGAAACACACCGAGTCGTCGCTCGCACGCGTCGGCGTCAGTCTCCTCACTGCCCTCGGAGGCGGCGTCCTGTTCGCGGCGCTCACCGGCAAGGGGACGGAACTGAACAGCGGGCTCTTCTTGACCTTTATCGTCGTCCTGACGACGATGCACGCGACGCGTGACATCCTCAGGCGAGCGGTCCTCTTACCGTGGCTCAGGCTCGTCAGCGTGCCAGTGATCGTCCTGACGGCCATCGGCGCCTACGCCGCCCTGTTCAACGCCATCTCGACGATCATCTCGGGCGCTCCGATGTCGGAGGCGCCGACCGAACTGACCGCCGTCCACGGCGCCCTCGCGGTCCTGTTCACGGCGGCGTACGTCGCGACGGAACTGGGCTGGCACCGTTCGAGCGAGCGTCTCTACGTGGCGCTGCTCAACGTCTCGCAGCCGGACCCGGACACGATTCTCACGCGCAAGGAGGACTACGATGACGCTTGA
- a CDS encoding Lrp/AsnC family transcriptional regulator, giving the protein MTEYELDDVDREILFALQDDARNLSSGEIAERTDASSSTVRKRIQRLESDGIIKGYSADVDYQQSGYPLRMLLFCTAPIPERGELIDDILEISGVVSVQELVTGEKNLLVTAVGETDDDITPVAQELLDMGLTVADEVLVRSHEATPFDGFSSR; this is encoded by the coding sequence ATGACGGAGTACGAACTCGACGACGTCGACAGAGAGATCCTGTTCGCGCTACAGGACGACGCTCGCAACCTCTCGTCGGGTGAGATCGCCGAGCGGACGGACGCCTCGTCGAGCACGGTCCGCAAGCGCATCCAGCGGCTCGAATCAGACGGGATCATCAAGGGCTACAGCGCCGACGTCGACTACCAGCAGTCCGGCTATCCGCTCCGGATGCTCCTCTTCTGTACGGCCCCGATCCCGGAACGCGGCGAGCTCATCGACGACATCCTGGAGATATCCGGCGTCGTCTCGGTTCAGGAACTGGTTACCGGCGAGAAGAACCTCCTCGTGACGGCCGTCGGCGAGACGGACGACGACATCACCCCCGTCGCTCAGGAATTGCTCGACATGGGGCTGACTGTGGCCGACGAGGTGCTGGTCCGCAGTCACGAGGCGACGCCGTTCGACGGCTTTTCCTCGCGCTGA
- a CDS encoding antitoxin VapB family protein, translated as MATKTISLDEEAYERLRARKKEGESFSETVKRLAGERSWNEVAGILSEEEASDLESAIGEGRDRSGERSDRLTAELDEAIGNGKAE; from the coding sequence ATGGCCACGAAGACGATCTCACTCGACGAAGAGGCCTACGAACGGTTGAGGGCCCGAAAGAAAGAAGGGGAGAGCTTCAGTGAAACCGTCAAACGCCTCGCGGGGGAACGGTCGTGGAATGAAGTCGCAGGTATCCTCTCCGAGGAGGAGGCTTCGGACCTCGAAAGCGCGATTGGGGAGGGGCGAGATCGGTCGGGAGAACGGAGCGACCGCCTCACAGCGGAGCTAGACGAAGCTATTGGTAACGGGAAGGCGGAATGA
- a CDS encoding type II toxin-antitoxin system VapC family toxin — MIQDTSFIIDLLRGDGNAKQLLDIVEKESKPQKVSSVTVLELYEGVARSQAPETKRQRILDVLETKHVVSADQAVMRKAGKLAGQLINGGKQIEREDCIIAATALLNDESIITRNTKHFNRVDDLEVRSY; from the coding sequence ATGATTCAGGACACGTCGTTTATCATCGACCTGTTACGTGGAGACGGAAACGCAAAACAGCTTCTCGACATCGTCGAGAAGGAATCAAAGCCACAGAAGGTATCTTCCGTAACGGTCCTCGAACTCTACGAGGGCGTTGCCCGTTCGCAAGCGCCAGAAACGAAACGTCAGCGTATCCTCGACGTATTGGAAACGAAGCACGTGGTAAGTGCCGACCAAGCCGTAATGCGAAAAGCCGGGAAACTCGCCGGTCAACTAATCAACGGTGGCAAGCAGATCGAGCGGGAGGATTGTATTATCGCAGCGACTGCCCTCCTGAACGACGAGTCGATTATCACGAGAAATACCAAACATTTCAACCGAGTCGATGACCTCGAAGTAAGGTCGTACTAG
- a CDS encoding helix-turn-helix domain-containing protein, which translates to MRSENDERENGQRMRALIFTLGQRNEPHIAYRMFGTDSEFERERVYHLNVLEDGTAVLFGKLRGDIERARTLLEEDADVLGYSISGQGSRSGLVFVHARPPPEIKRFLQLPRTHEVFFDFPIEGAERGGLRVTMIGETNSALQEALADVPAELDVTVERIGAYPEVGGNVVSLLTDRQREVLDVALDLGYYDVPRKATHRDIADQMGLSVGTVGEHLQKIEARVFNGIVS; encoded by the coding sequence ATGCGTTCGGAGAACGACGAACGAGAAAACGGACAACGCATGAGGGCACTCATCTTTACCCTCGGGCAACGAAACGAACCCCACATCGCGTATCGGATGTTTGGTACGGATTCCGAGTTCGAAAGAGAACGCGTCTATCACCTCAACGTGCTGGAAGACGGAACCGCCGTCCTGTTCGGTAAATTACGGGGGGACATAGAGCGAGCGAGAACGTTGTTGGAAGAGGACGCAGACGTGCTCGGCTATAGCATCTCCGGCCAGGGAAGCCGAAGCGGACTCGTATTCGTACATGCTCGACCGCCACCGGAGATAAAACGATTTTTGCAACTGCCGCGCACTCACGAGGTGTTCTTCGATTTCCCCATCGAGGGCGCCGAACGTGGAGGTCTCCGAGTGACGATGATCGGTGAGACGAACAGCGCATTACAGGAAGCCCTCGCCGACGTTCCGGCGGAACTCGACGTCACTGTAGAACGCATTGGTGCCTATCCTGAGGTCGGGGGTAACGTCGTGTCGTTGTTGACTGACCGTCAGCGAGAGGTGTTGGACGTCGCTCTCGACCTTGGCTACTACGACGTTCCGCGTAAAGCGACCCACCGCGATATCGCCGATCAGATGGGCCTCTCGGTCGGGACCGTTGGTGAACATCTACAGAAAATCGAGGCTCGGGTATTCAACGGAATTGTCTCCTGA
- a CDS encoding DoxX family protein translates to MSTKKGTRAGDNERYDAGLEPLGLGDRLLDTVSSLLGVVMVLSGGSKLAGVDRQVQSFEHWGYPQWFRLVTGTVEAVGGLGLLAGRGRPVFGVMGGGLTAGTMVGAVYTELVRAPDSSSNPRRPAALLIGGLLATGRAWERVKEEWDREGRRD, encoded by the coding sequence ATGAGTACAAAGAAGGGAACTCGAGCCGGAGACAACGAGCGGTATGATGCCGGACTAGAACCACTCGGCCTCGGTGACCGACTCCTGGATACCGTCTCATCGCTACTCGGAGTAGTGATGGTACTCAGCGGTGGCTCAAAACTCGCCGGTGTGGACCGTCAAGTCCAGAGTTTCGAACACTGGGGGTATCCGCAGTGGTTCCGGCTGGTTACCGGAACCGTCGAAGCGGTCGGTGGTCTTGGACTGTTAGCTGGCCGGGGACGACCAGTGTTCGGCGTCATGGGCGGCGGACTTACCGCCGGAACGATGGTGGGAGCGGTTTATACAGAACTCGTCCGTGCGCCCGACTCGTCGTCGAATCCCCGTCGGCCGGCCGCGTTGTTGATCGGCGGATTGCTAGCGACAGGACGGGCCTGGGAGCGAGTAAAGGAGGAGTGGGATCGGGAGGGACGTCGTGACTGA
- a CDS encoding FAD-dependent oxidoreductase, whose protein sequence is MTDPVTSETEVLIVGAGPTGLTTAIELRRRGVDCRLIEKEDSSVQTSRALAIQPRTLQAFEDMGVLDEVLEKGVRVTGATAYDDDESLFHLDMDNVRPPSPYPFIWFLPQNHTEQILGQRLDELGGEIEFERELVGFGQWDEMVTATVRHREDGKEQTEEITANWLLGSDGAHSHVRETLGLELEGVTTEQEVLVADAKADWTLPSTEASIWFHEEGVVAVLPMPGEDLWRLFIDVTPIPQAERPDATIDVLQRLLRERTSHQNVTLHDAPWTSNFVANQRMVSRYRSGRVFLAGDSAHIHNPLGGLGMNLGIQDAYNLGWKLVLVCEGVASDALLDTYEEERKPIAQSVLEKTGRSGSVLVTANPAVKAVRNTILPRVLRSSGVQGRILRTMTQLDDTYRGGSLSTVQIDSPLTGLLDWTSIRDLRERIEASWHAPRAGERILDGSCYYPDGAETSLYREMHGKIGFVILLFAGDVAADVDALFHVAAELVDFDAIEIHPYVIVSDGVDEVPDSGEVSVLVDKANRLHSQYDATVPTLYLIRPDDHIGFRGQPPRVAPLTAYLTDRLHAQRDDREVGLR, encoded by the coding sequence GTGACTGATCCCGTCACGAGCGAGACGGAGGTACTGATCGTGGGTGCGGGTCCCACCGGATTGACCACGGCCATCGAACTTCGTCGGCGCGGCGTCGACTGCCGACTCATCGAGAAGGAAGACAGCTCCGTACAAACGTCACGGGCGCTGGCGATTCAGCCCAGAACGCTTCAAGCGTTCGAGGACATGGGTGTCTTGGACGAAGTATTGGAGAAGGGAGTTCGCGTCACCGGCGCAACCGCCTACGATGACGACGAATCGTTGTTCCACCTCGACATGGACAACGTTCGGCCTCCGTCACCGTATCCGTTCATCTGGTTCCTTCCGCAGAACCATACCGAGCAAATCCTCGGTCAGCGACTCGACGAACTGGGCGGTGAAATCGAATTCGAGCGCGAACTCGTCGGGTTCGGTCAATGGGACGAAATGGTCACGGCGACTGTCCGACACCGCGAGGACGGCAAAGAGCAGACCGAGGAGATCACAGCGAACTGGCTTCTAGGAAGCGACGGCGCGCACAGTCACGTTCGGGAGACGCTCGGTCTCGAACTCGAGGGTGTGACGACAGAACAGGAAGTCCTCGTCGCCGATGCGAAGGCCGATTGGACGCTCCCGAGCACCGAAGCGTCCATCTGGTTCCACGAGGAGGGTGTCGTGGCCGTCCTGCCGATGCCGGGCGAAGACCTCTGGCGGTTGTTCATCGACGTGACCCCCATCCCGCAAGCAGAGCGACCGGATGCGACTATCGACGTTCTCCAGCGATTGCTCCGGGAGCGGACGAGCCACCAGAACGTCACACTCCACGATGCCCCGTGGACATCCAATTTCGTCGCCAACCAGCGAATGGTTTCACGCTACCGTAGTGGACGGGTCTTCCTCGCAGGTGACTCGGCGCATATCCACAATCCGCTCGGTGGATTGGGAATGAACTTAGGCATCCAAGACGCGTACAATCTCGGGTGGAAACTCGTCCTCGTCTGCGAGGGGGTCGCCTCGGATGCACTTCTCGATACCTACGAGGAGGAGCGGAAACCGATTGCCCAGTCCGTACTGGAGAAAACGGGGAGATCGGGATCAGTGCTCGTCACCGCAAACCCAGCGGTGAAGGCGGTTCGGAACACCATCCTCCCTCGCGTACTTCGATCCAGTGGAGTTCAGGGACGTATACTACGGACGATGACACAACTCGACGATACGTACCGAGGTGGTTCACTGTCCACCGTTCAGATCGATTCTCCGCTCACTGGTCTACTGGATTGGACGTCAATACGAGACTTACGTGAACGGATCGAAGCTTCATGGCACGCACCGAGGGCTGGAGAACGAATTCTCGACGGTTCCTGCTACTACCCGGACGGAGCTGAGACATCGTTGTATCGCGAGATGCACGGGAAGATTGGATTCGTGATCCTGCTGTTCGCCGGCGACGTAGCCGCCGACGTCGACGCGTTGTTTCACGTTGCCGCTGAACTGGTCGATTTCGATGCCATCGAGATCCATCCGTACGTAATCGTCTCCGACGGCGTCGACGAGGTTCCGGATAGCGGAGAGGTCTCAGTATTGGTCGATAAAGCCAATCGACTTCACTCGCAGTACGATGCCACGGTTCCAACCCTCTACCTAATCAGACCCGACGACCACATCGGGTTCCGTGGTCAGCCGCCGCGGGTAGCTCCCCTCACCGCGTATCTCACCGACCGCCTTCACGCGCAACGCGATGACCGCGAGGTGGGTCTGAGATAA
- a CDS encoding chorismate mutase → MSTNPDDMDLDELREEIQSIDREIVELIAQRTYVADTIAQVKDEQGLPTTDEEQEQAVMDRAGDNAQRFDVDDNLVKAIFRLLIELNKVEQRESR, encoded by the coding sequence ATGAGCACGAACCCCGACGACATGGACCTCGACGAACTGCGCGAAGAGATACAGAGCATCGACCGCGAAATCGTCGAACTCATCGCCCAGCGCACCTACGTCGCCGACACCATCGCACAGGTGAAAGACGAGCAGGGCCTCCCGACGACCGACGAAGAGCAGGAACAGGCCGTGATGGACCGGGCCGGCGACAACGCCCAGCGCTTCGACGTCGACGACAACCTCGTCAAGGCGATCTTTCGGCTGCTCATCGAGTTGAACAAAGTGGAGCAGCGGGAAAGCAGATAG